The sequence AATGGTTCCCTTGAGCACAAGGaaagagactcacacacagctcGGCTCATTCCAGGGGTTCTTTAGGGAGAAGTCCGTTAGAGTGGGACGATTTCCCCCCTAGTTCCCCTCGGCACATCCTGTTGCCTTCGCCAACATCTGTGGCCCATGATGCTTAAGGAATTCCTGGACTACACGGCACCCTTGGGAGACGTAAAGCAAAGTGTTCTTTCACATGAGTGGGCCCGACCcccggagagaggagaggcaaatCGAGGCACAAATGTGTGAAACatgcctgttttttttgttttgtttgtttgttaatagGGTTGAGGTATGACATTGAGATacattttactctttttttggtGGTCACAAGGGAACATTCTGTCTTTTTCATCAAGCAGTGGTACTCCGCAGTCACCAAGTCGACAGCATGGGTTTCCTTGCTGTAGATAATTGACTTGGGCACAGAGTGTGCAGTGTTGATTGTCGCATTCCCATAGCCTTGTCTCCATTGCGGGGAGCCGGCTTTTGCGAGAGCAGCCACATGTTCAAACCACCATGCCGTGCGAGGCAATTTTGCCAGTTGTGTCAGAGATGTATTTAGGGCTTTTAAGAAAGCACACTCATTTTATGTGTTGACAATCCCCCTTTCTAATTAGACGTTTACAGTGGTGGAACAATGAAATGCATCTTTGCAATAAAATATGAAATGCATCAATTGTGCCGCCTAAGTCGTATAATTCCGTCGTGCTATTTGGGGACATCTGTTTTTTGCCAAGTTTGGGAGAAGAGGCCTGAATGACCTCACCCTAGCTAAAGGGACGGAGTGAAAAGGGCTTattcctgtcctcctctgtctgcttggcctgcctgcctgcctgccgttgccatggaaacctgGCCTGGTGCGCCGGGGCTTTTGTTTTGCTGCAGGCCACAGATTGTGCTGCCTCAATGCTCTGGACACGCATGCCCCCGCCACTGCCCGTCTGAAGGAGCGAAATAAAGGAATGTTGCTGCGTTGAGGAATTTTGGTCCGCTAAGGTTCAAAAACACACGCCATGTTGACAACTTAATGCCCAGcttgctttctccctctcacagagtCTAGCCATAACCTACACATGAAAGACCTTCAAATGGGTAAATGTTTACTCTTTCAATCTGTGCATGGACATGAACAAGAAGACCTGTGCATGGACCTCAGGAAGACCAAACAGTGGGCCTGATTGACCTTGAGTTAACAACACACAGCTGACAAGGACGGGCCCcttcagtctttttcttttcgGCCAGAAGCAGCcaatggaaataaataaataaaagaaaccGAAATGTTAACCACAGGTCCCCATGATTCATGCCCTGAGTATGCAACTGTTTTAGGCTGCCAGGGAGGCCTTCGTGCCAGTTGTTTACTTGCCAAATGAgcaagtacacagacacacacgcacacccacatgcatgcacacacgtgcatacacacacacacacacacacacacacacacacacacacacacacacacacacacacacacacacacacacacacacacacacacacacacacacacacacacacacatgcacacacacacacacacacttatgcacacaaacacacacacacacacttatgcacacacacacacacacacacacacacacacacacacttatgcacacacacacacacacacacttatgcacacacacagtaaatgcgCTTCTCAGTTGACTTGGAAGGAAAATATTGAGCTGGCACTTGAGGAAGTTGAAGTATGTGGTTTCAAATGCAATCAGGCTGGAGCAGTCAGAAAgtagtcacagagagagagagagagagagagagagagagagagagagagagagagagtggaattaGCATATTCAGATCTCTCCTGAGGGATACTAGGAAAGGTATTTTGTAGCCTGCAGAGTTGCCAGATCTTGCCTGATCAAAATGATCAAATTCAGTGCAAAGTTGCAAACTACAACTAATATAGCAGGATCAAAGCAAACGAGTACATGTGCCATATCTATTTTTTcattaaatgtaaatatatgtgtgtttggagttCTAATGAAGCCGTTAAAGGCAGATGGATTCACAGGCTTCAttctcacttctctcttcttttgtctcctctcctctcctctcctcttcctcttcctcttcctcttcctcaggaGAGTGTGTCCTCCAGAGAGCTGTGCTGGTGAGGAAGAAGCTGTCTGCCAAAGAGGGGGGAGGCTGGCTATCTGGCACGCTCTTCTGCACCCACTTCAGGGTGGCCTTCGTGCCCCAGGACAGTCCCAAGCCAGATGTGAGTTTCCCCGACCGAAAGGCCGACTGCTGTGGCCTCAGACCCCCAGAGCTCTTGTAGACTATTGACATGATGGACTGATTTCAAACAATTCGGTTTTTACAGCAGCTTCCGTACATTGATTAGTGGTGAATTATCGTGAATGTTATGTCCTTGTTTGCTTCATAATAGCTTAGCTTAATGTTTAACCACTCGTTATTTTACAGTTGATGGCCAGAGTGGTCATAACATCTTTTACATTTTAACTTTTGTGAAAGGCGTGTGACTGTTTTgtgacatgtaggcctaaccCTGTTGTTTGTCAGCTATTTGGGataaaatgatgagtgaaacaCTGTAAATTATGTTTGTCATGGTGATGTTAACTTTTGTCACTTGGATATAATCCGTCATAAAGTAACCTTTCCCAATCTTATAGACCACAATCTAGAATAGGCTTTGTTACAGAATATTTTCCTAAATGTCAGATAACTCTTTGTCTTTGTGACAAGTTAAAACAAATCCTCTCTCAAAATGGAAATATGCTAAATTTGACATTATGTCTACAGCGGTCATACGTATAACTTCTGACATCTTTCTATAACTAACTCCCATGAAATGTCATCACTAGGACAACGCAGATCCTGTGTTGCTAGGGGACCATGATGTGGCACTGGCTTCCATTGAGAAGGTGGTGGCTGGTGAGTTGTCCTTAGTCACACTTTTTGGTTTGTGTACATAATCGCGGTTGTCATaataatacagtgtgtgtgtgtgtgtgtgtgtgtgtgtgtgtgtgtgtgtgtgtgtgtatgtgttgtggtcTGTGTTTCATGATTCAGTGGGGCCCTCTCGCACCAAACTGGTGACACCTAACTCATCCTTGAAGTTCACGCCTGAGGAACTGGTGCTCTACTGCCGCGACCTCCGTGTTCTCTGCTTCCTCTTCGACCGTCTGACGCCAGACACTCAggctgtagaggtgtgtgtggggtgtgtgtgtgtgtgtgtggggtgtgtgtgtgtgtgtgtgtgtgtgtgtgtgtgtgtgtgtctgattcacCAGAATGCAATGTTTTCTACAGATAACGTACACCATTGCCAAGACATACCAGCCCCTCAAGGCCGGGACCATCCTCTCCTTTCAAAATGCAGCACTAGGCTCCATAGGTGAGTGTCCCAAAGCTGGTTCCTACTGGTATGTTGGTTCTTCAACACTTCTCTATTCATCATCAGCATCAAAACGTATGAAAAATATGCTTTGATCCTTTTAAGCAAAAGTTTGGATGAAGATCACTGAGCAGATAATCCCTTTAGAAAAAGGAAATGCGAAGGTTAATGGATTTAGATGAAAAACGGTTAACCTTCCAGTCACTACACATTCCCTCAAATTAGGCCTCTTTCACCAACCATTATATTTGGTCGAAGATAatggttttatttctaaaaCACAGTACCACACACTAGTCAAATttcctgcactcacacactgttaATATGCAAGCAGTTCATATGCAGAAACGTGAGCCAGAGTCGGGATAAGGGCGTCCGCTGGCCAGATGAATAATGAAGAAGGTAACTTGAGGCTGGTCACCTCTTGGCCTTTCCTCAACCTTGTCACAGTTTCGAGCATGTGGTCAGTCTTTGTCAACATCCACGTCCCAGTGCTTCCAGATTTCAGTGCATCTGAAGTCACAAGGAAGCGTAGCTTTGAGGTTCAGTAGAGCAGGAAGTGGTGTTGAGGTGTCAAGCGAgcaggtttgtttttgtttgtttactctctGTTCCCTCGTGTCAGAAATGAAGCAGTTTCTGAGTAACCGCCGGCGTGACCCCGACATGAACTGGTTCGAGAACACCTCTGACtgggagcaggagctggagagagTCGGGGCCACAGGATGGAGGGTCACCTCAGTCAATGACCGCTTTGAGATGTCCAcaaggtgtgtgtctctgttgttTTCCTGCTAATTCTCCCTCATCCACTTATATTAAAGGTGCAATCTGACAAGAGGCTGTTGATACtggacatttacatttacattcacaatcACATATATTCATTTAGCACATGTGTTTATCCAAAGTGGCGAACTATGATCAAATAACATTCCAGCTACATTGCAGAGGATGCCTTAGGTAACAGTTAACTTAATACTACACCGACAGATGCTACTGGATGAGAGTGCAGAAGTTTAAGTAGTTTAAATACCAGTCAAAGTGTAGCTGAAGGAGATAGTGGtagcagaagaagaagatagaagaagaaaaagaagaagaagaaggagaggaggagaggagtactCTTGTGGAAGTGCTATTTGAGTTCAGCAAGCAATCCAATTACTTCCAGTTCCTCCTGTTCTGTGCTCCTGAAGCAATTCCCATTTTCTGAACCACAAACGTTCCATTTACCCTGAACGACGTTATCTTTTGAGTTCACGCACTGGACACACAGCTAGAGCATTGTGAAAAATCGTTCACTGAACTTTTGACCATTGTAGTTTTCCCACCTTTGATGCAGTGTGGGTTTTTTCCCTGGTTCTTTGCTTTCTCCAAGCCTTGGGGCTCCCCTGAAGACAGCCTCAGGCAAACCAACTTGAAGGGTTCTTCACAGTAAATGCGGTTGTAAGGGAGTCGATCCCTAGGGGAGATCTCTGCCTCAGGCTGCAGAGCGTTGTGCAGAAGTGTTATTGTGCGTCTGGTTTTAACCACTGCAATGACCGGTTCTTCTGTGCTGCACTGGGTCCAGTTTGTCCAGGTTCAACGTGGTCCCACAGAAAGTCCTGGACACCGAGCTGAAGAAAACGTTTGCCCACTTCAACGAGGGCCGCATCCCCGTGAGTTCCAAGACCTTACACATTTAAGCTTAAAGCGCACTGCATTCATGAACTAGTGTCTGTGTCATCCAACCAAAAAAGTAAGAAGCACAGTGCTAACTGTGTTATCAGTTCACAAATAGGTAACTAATTATCAGTGTTGTTCTACTGTGTAATGAGGCGACTTGATCTTACTTGGGCGAGGGCCATATCAGgcgggcacgtgtgtgtgtgtgtgtgtgtgtgtgtgtgtgtgtatgcgtgttagTCAATATATCAGCTGCTCCTGAGTTGCCTCTCCTTTTTATTGCtctagtgtagtgtaatgtagtgttgtgttgtgttgtgttgttgtgttgtatttgttttttttccctgtaaAAAGTAACTAATTTACTCATCTGGTTTCTTTAACCTTGCCTCTCTCCTTGCAGCGATGGTGTTGGCGCCATCCCCGTGGCAGTGATCTATTGCGCATGGCCAGCTTTCAGAACAACATCTACCATGAGAAGGAtgacatcaggtgtgtgtgtgtgtgtgtgtgtgtgtgtgtgtgattctttcTGTGACCACAATATCAATCATGACAGGGACTGATGGAAATTCAGCTAAACTTATTGAAGTCATGCTTAAACCAGTGAGTCATTGTACTGGAGGGCCATTTATAGTTTCTGTTGACTattacagggaggctacaccaggaacatacagtaactgaagtgttccgttgGCAGACCATAAGCATAGTTTTAGGAGACTTGCCTCATTCTTTTCTAATATACCCGTTGCTATTAGGCCTGGTGtaaccagttccattgattatagttgAAGCTAATTGATGCAGCAAATGCTCCACCAACGGAACGTTTCAGTAACGTGCCTGCTGCAGCCTGCCTGTGAGTCTGATGACTATACTTGCACAGTTGGAGGAGTGTAAACGTGTCCCTGGTGTTGTTATTGTGCTGAAGGAACCTGGAGCTGGTGCTGTTTGGGgttcagcaggtgtgtgtggtggtggactTGGGGGAGGAGATGCCCTCAACGGCCGACATCCAGCTAGCCCACACCAGGTTACGCGCGCTGTGCCTGGGAGGTAGGTACCATCCTCGTCATGGCAACATACTTATTAAAAACAGTCTTCAGATGTGAGCTCACTTATTAAACTCCGATGAGTCAGGCTTATGAAAAAGAAAACTTTTTAgtacacacgtgggtgcatattTGGCTGAAGGTGTACCACCCCTAAAGCAATTCTGTGGAAGTTTTATGAGGTTATGCAAAAGGCCAGTCAGTGGGAGGATTAAATAAATTAGATCTTTACAGAGATCCCCTCCCTGGTAAACATACTGTCACCGTACCGAGGAAGAAGGTTTCCGAAATGTAGAGAAAGGCCAGTTTGTTTTGGTAAGAAAAATAGACAAGCACCTTCGAAAGATAAAGGAtgcaaagagaaagggagatcaTGACCGTAATCATGACAAACAAGGTAGGtagacaagaaaaacaaaactgagAATGGCGATGTTGTTGTGAAGGCGAGTCACAGTCtcgttgatgttgttgttgttggtgcgtCAGGGCCTGAAAAATTCCACTGATGGTTGTGTTTGCGGTAAGCCGCCACATTCCGCTCCCTGACCCAGCGCATCCCGGATCCTCACCCTCCTCCCACTGTGGGGGCGACCAGCGTACCTCGCTGTGCATTCACAATGAACACAGCCAGGCCTCTCTTTGttcagacatgacacacacacacacacacacacacacacacaaaacacagtcacacacacacacacacacacacacacacacacacacacacacacacacacacacacacaccaacatccacacacacacacacaaacaacacacatctCTGTCAGAGCCAGAGTACCCAAGTAGCAGCTGTTTTTCTAGCATTGATGGCATCTGCATAATAGTGCCCCTTTGCTTGTAAATTTCCATTGGCTTATTTTCTATTGCCTTCTGTCCTTTTTGGTTCACTGGTGAGTTTCCCGTCGTGCTTTTTTCCCCTGACAGTTGACAGACTCCATTTAATTTTCTCATCTCCTTATCTTAACATGATGAAATGGTGTGACACAGaagtcaacacacactcattatcaGCTTATCTGGCGTCCTCCCACCATGTTCTCCTCTGAGCAGCAGCTGCGATGGAGGGCGAACGGAAACGTCAGTCCAACGTTACGTGCCTCTGACGGCGGACATTTGCACGCCTCTGGCTGCCAGCTCACCTCCGcccacaataataataataatgataataataataataatcgccaaccgcaaaaaaacaaaagaaacgtCCTCAATGTGACTGTATACTGGCGGTCGCTCTTGATATTCTGCTCTCGTGTTTTCGTCTGCTCGCTCACGCTATCTCCTTCCCCCCCGCCtgcttgttctctctcccccagacATCTCcgcatctgtgtctgtgccagATGACAAATGGCTGTCCACGCTGGAGGGCACCCACTGGCAGGACTACATCAGGTACTGGACCCCCATTGGCTCCCCCGCCCGCCAGGCCCGCAGTCTTCCCCCTGTGCGTCTGTCACAGAGGGAGGCCGCGCTGACATTTGGTGCGATGCGAAGGGCATAGTCATGTGTTGCTTTGCATTCCGTTTGAGATTGTGACATTTAAGAAAGACGCAGTCTCAAGTTCCTCACAGCTACAGTAAATAGAGTACTCCATGGTTTACAGGTTGAATTATGCAACATCTAATACAATATGTATCGATGACTAAATGCTGTATTATGTTAGTTCAGGCTGTTTCATTTACTGAACTCTCATATTCTCTTATATTCCAATCATTAATGGTATTGCTTTAATTGTATTTAATAGTATCATTGGCATGCAAAAGTATACATCTGCGTTGTTTGGTCCCTCAaaagataaacaaataaaatgaatgaatatgatATAAAAAATTAACTTAATATTTTATTCATTAATTTTATTGTACATTTTATTGTACATTTCCATTGTACAATacaatgaatgtactgtatgacaaaAATGTAACTTTATATCatgttcattcattttatttgttattgAACTTCAGCATGTCTGTATGGTGAGGGCTCTGTGGTGTTTCTGCCCTTTGCTGTGCTATCCCATGTCTTagctctgtgtgcttgtgtgtgaaggTGCTGTCTACGGAAGGCCGCAGAGGTGGCCTGCTTGCTCAGAGGTGGCCACCTGACCGTCGTGCTCCAAGGTGAGCTGGctgatctctccatctctctctgctgtattCCCTTTCGCTCCTTTGACATGATGCCATGAAGGGAGGTGTTATCCTGTAGCCAGTTGATCATGCAAGGAGGCAGCCATGCGCTGGTTTGTTATTTCATCTGTCGTCTGCCTTTAAACTGGTAAACTGTTACAGAAAGCCTGACACCACCGCGCTGTCACAGCTTTTATAAAAACGTCCTCTGTGTGGACGTGTTTGTTGTCGTCACATGATTTTGAAGGTGGGATATTTTCCTGGTGTTTCCCCGCTGGTTTTTCTCAAGTCGAGCCCTTTGAAAAATAGAAAGTGCTGTCACTGTTCCAACAAACGGTGAGTAACGGCAAAAATGAGTCAAAAGAGATTCTCAGATGTCTGAAGGCAACACCCAGCTATTCAAACCTGTTCTCCAGATGGAAAGGCCTGCCCTTATATGACCACAAGAGGGCGCAGAAAAACAGGGGGAGAAAacagaaatacagaaaaacatTTCAGCTGTCTGCCTGTTTACCAAATGTAaggccattttgttttgatCGGTGGTTTAATTCCTTATTCATTCCCACAGTCTTTACGACCTTCACTTTGCCTCAGTACCCTTGTTATGTCAACCCCTGgagcatgtgcacacataaGAATGTAGGACCCCATCAAAATATATTGCTCTGTGCCCCTTTTTTTCTTCCACACCTTGTTCTCAGCTTTTGTGAGCCTTCTGGAGCGACAGACACACTGCAGAACCATTGCTCCCTTTCTTCTCACTGTGCAATGCAATGGGGCTGCACTGAGTCTGAATCTACATTTAGAGACAAACTAACCACTAAGCCAGTGTACACGTGTTGTTTcatattcactctctctgcttTATCATCATTTGTAGAGCATGGCTATTTCAGTAACAAgggtgtgttcagtagtgttgCTGTAAGTGGTGACGAGATACCTGTATTATGACTCTACTTTGAACACACTGTTAGCTAAAAATAACATTCatgccatttattcattttactTCAGTAATCGATATTAAATgcaaaaacagccagttttagtCAGAATGGCTCTGCCTAAATGTCTAAATGTCAGTATAAATGTTTGTTCTTTAAACCGTAACTTGTTATAAAGTGGTGCAACAGAAAATTCTAAATGGAAACATGAGATGGTGCTGTGAtaacaaacaggaaatgagcaaCATCTGTAGGAGGCTGAAAAAATGTTCATGTGAGATGGCTAATAATACACTTCATCTGTTGCAATACACATCATATGTTGCATGACACTCTCAAGGGGTGAGCCAAAATTCCTATTATGCACTAGATATTAAAGTCAGATTGGAATGGGGATGTCCATAACCTGTGGGCAGGATGCCTTGGGgggcctctcatttggtctttcatacaccctcccttccttcctcgattctcgtcctcactgatctacataaagaatgatggggcggcaacaatgggatagtctatccagtgttagttatagatcagttgGAATGAGccccgaggatcgaggagagagtttgagagccgcCCCTTGTGTCTGACCCCTCTTGATTGCCCTGGTCTGGTCTGCAGAGCCTGAGGACCGGGACATGAACTGCGTGGTGTCCAGCCTGGTGCAGGTGATGTGCGACCCGCACTGCCGGACGGTGGCGGGCTTCCAGGCGCTGGTCCAGAAGGAGTGGATCATGGCCGGCCACCGCTTCCTCAGCCGCATCAACTACCACAGAGACAGCGACAAGGAGGAGgtgagaaacaggaagagagagagagagaggaagagagagaagagagagagagagagattgtgtgtagaTAGTATCGATAGGTGGCAGTGTTGCTATAGGAAGCTGTAGTAATCAAATAAATGTACAGTGAATAAATCGATGTGAGATGTCAACCTGAATGATGAGTATTTcattatgggtgtgtgtgcttcagacaTGATGTATAGATGATGATGCACCCTTAAGGAGATGTGGTGTATGCATCATCATGTGACATGATGACGCATACTCTTTAGCAGCTGATGTGTCTGTTAGTAGACTTGGGTAATGATCCCACATGGAATACATGGAATTGTGAgtgatgtgtaaatgtgtttacACTTTttgacacatgtacagtacagtatgttacctAAGTATTCAAATGTTTTCCTCTATCAtccatcatctctctccttctcctcttcccctcctcttctcctccgtcatctcctcccccccctcttcctctctctccccctctccctctccctctccctctccctctccctctccgtcagGCCCCAGTGTTCCTGCTCTTCCTGGACTGCGTGTGGCAGCTGTGGGCCCAGTTCCCCTCGCGTTTCCAGCTGAGCGGCGACTACCTGCTGGCCCTGCACGACTCGCTGCACGTGCCCCTCTTCAGCAGCTTCCTGGCCAACTGCCAGCGCGAGAGGAGCCGCCGCTCACAGGTACGCCCGCCTGTGGCCCGCCATCGCAGAGAAGAGCGTGTCTCACGCTCACTAATGAAGACACATACTCAATAAGAGTATAACCACTTTAGACGTTTTAGATGATTATGGGAATTAAATCGCGTAAACCTTGTAAGTCGAAGTCAATTTGATTTAATCCTCATTTAAAACATAGCCGTTTTAAACGGATGAATCCCGGAGCGTCGTGTCTTTGGATGCTCCTTAAATGCATTAAAACTAAAAGATCAATTAAATAGCGATAAATAAGTAATAAAGTCATTTGTGCTAAGAGTCTGAGTAAATGTCGTGCCGAGTCATTTCGGTACTCACCTGTGGAGTAAACACTAACGATCCTGTGTCGTGTGTGGCAGCACCTGGCCCAGAGCTACACGCCGGTGAACGGCCTGCGGGAGCTGCCCCAGGGCTCCCCCCAGGACCCGTGCGACCCGCCGCTGCCCCCCGTCTGGGACTGGGCGCTGCAGTACAGCAGCCAGAGGCGGGCGCACTTCACCCAGCCCGTCACCCAGCCGGCCTGCCCGCCGCCCCTGCTCAACGGCAACCTCAACACCAACCTGGACCCCCACCGGGTGAGTGGCTCGTGGCAGCCCCCGGAGGAGCGAATCGATACACCATCAGCGTCAGGGGATTAGTATTCAAGGGCTGGCCTGTAGCGCAGCGATTGGTCGCATAGCAATGGAGTGGTGTTAGAGTCATTTGTTGGAAATGGCTTTCAAGCAAGCTAAAGGGCAGCAATGGTTGTGGGTGTTATTTTGGTTTTAATGTATGGGGGCACTGCACATAATTCTCATCTTGTAATAGAAAATTGTCAGATTGTACCAAAAATACCAGAGTTGTTTGACCTGAAATCTTGTACCaactacatacagtattgtgtgACAGTAAGTTGAATTTGATGGTTAAGTGATGAAGATGTATTAGACTAAGAGGATATATTAGTATACAATGATCAATCCACAGTTATCACGATCATGTGGTAGCAACATCATATTCAATTGTGTATGTTTTTGGAAGTGTTAGGAGTAAAGGTACTGTTCTATTCTAACAAATACAATAGTTCACATGAAATGAGTTGCTCGGGTTCTTGCTGTGCCGACTCTCTTGTGAGAGGCTCGTGATGATGAAGTGTTTTTCTACTGCGGCACTCTGTATCGCACAGGCTGCTAGGGAGGAGGCAACTGGTGCTCAATCTCCTGTGTGTCGTTAAGGTCATGCTCTAGTTGGCTGTTCCAGATCCATTTCCTTGTATGGCAAAAAGACCTGATTTCAGCTGCTTGTAGATTGCTCTGTCTGTCAGCTGAATGCTcagcatcttctctctctctctgtctctctctttctctctctctctctgtctctcattctctatcttTTTGTGTCTCTGAATGTGTCTGCCTTTTTCGCTCTTCTTCCATGTCTCTTTCCACTCTCCcattctctgtctgcctcttcttatctctgccctctctgttcctcttttaatgtctggctttctctcctcctcttattCTCACTTTTCACACTTTGTCATTTCCTTTATCTGTGACCTCTCCTCCTcaatcatcctctctctctctcactctgctcacgctctctctctctctctctccctctctcctcatgctctctctcctctctcctcacgctctctctctctctcctcctcctcctctctctatccctctctccgcaGCACGTGGACGGCATGGCCGGCTCGGTGTTCCTGCTGTCGCGGGGCTCCTTCTCGTCGCCGTCCAACCTGCTGCCGTGGCGCAGCGGCGCCGGCTCGGGCTCGGGCTACCGCAAGAGCCACCGGAGGGCCCCGTCGGCCGAGATGCTGCCCGGCCTGGAGCGCCTGTTGCGGGCCTGCTCGCTGTCCGAGGCCG comes from Sardina pilchardus chromosome 6, fSarPil1.1, whole genome shotgun sequence and encodes:
- the mtmr11 gene encoding myotubularin-related protein 11, which gives rise to MLTGSRTTFKVRQMVPDVKDRMLSHSGHHTRGRDMFGLCCLPGECVLQRAVLVRKKLSAKEGGGWLSGTLFCTHFRVAFVPQDSPKPDDNADPVLLGDHDVALASIEKVVAVGPSRTKLVTPNSSLKFTPEELVLYCRDLRVLCFLFDRLTPDTQAVEITYTIAKTYQPLKAGTILSFQNAALGSIEMKQFLSNRRRDPDMNWFENTSDWEQELERVGATGWRVTSVNDRFEMSTSLSRFNVVPQKVLDTELKKTFAHFNEGRIPRWCWRHPRGSDLLRMASFQNNIYHEKDDIRNLELVLFGVQQVCVVVDLGEEMPSTADIQLAHTRLRALCLGDISASVSVPDDKWLSTLEGTHWQDYIRCCLRKAAEVACLLRGGHLTVVLQEPEDRDMNCVVSSLVQVMCDPHCRTVAGFQALVQKEWIMAGHRFLSRINYHRDSDKEEAPVFLLFLDCVWQLWAQFPSRFQLSGDYLLALHDSLHVPLFSSFLANCQRERSRRSQHLAQSYTPVNGLRELPQGSPQDPCDPPLPPVWDWALQYSSQRRAHFTQPVTQPACPPPLLNGNLNTNLDPHRHVDGMAGSVFLLSRGSFSSPSNLLPWRSGAGSGSGYRKSHRRAPSAEMLPGLERLLRACSLSEAGPEPHEPLLPLLLGPCVKVWRDCYLRGALHAQAFTHPMPSSMLHPVEQLAWEVQQLREKLAQASTTSSSSSCSSSSSSPSSSRTSDTLHIRRESRRSDSNLNQNANNGTFLFPSSRSASHQPPGPRGGGGGVHPATPPKAASRPPAVTNASPQPRPAGRDGPKHTFLFGHQPDNRPAQRYIPAPHTKPSRSRSSSSSGGSSGISGSSLQ